In a single window of the Streptomyces sp. HUAS ZL42 genome:
- a CDS encoding MFS transporter translates to MTGTSSQPPDDIVAEGRQGGPIGTAGGRPVRSRDFALFFVARAVARLGDTMLPVALAAGLLQHGYGAGAVGLTMAATAAAFSALVVFGGVIADRFSTRRLMIGADLVRLGTQAVAAVLFFADHVVLWEICVIGAVNGVAGAVFQPGVASTVPRLASDVQGANGAIRIAESAAQLAGPALAGLLVGFASPGGVFAAHAATYAVSALCLLLIHLPPLAPGGRPTAHSAGAFRADLVEGWREFRARTWLWGVIAVWCLYMIAVWGPSVPLAATEVVLQHGPRAYGLVNSALGAGTVIGGVAALRLRPRRMLRAGAVALFGFAAFPATVGAGLGVPVMAAGAAVAGVGMSFWGVMWATSVQTQVPPDVLNRIHAYDVAGSLAMMPVGQALAGPAASALGADHVLLVAGAMSLVVPTALLAVPAIRGLVRADAKHRTPDTTTPRKRPCPEST, encoded by the coding sequence ATGACCGGGACGTCGTCGCAGCCACCGGATGACATCGTTGCCGAAGGACGGCAGGGCGGGCCCATCGGGACAGCGGGCGGGCGGCCGGTCCGGTCGCGTGACTTCGCGCTGTTCTTCGTCGCACGGGCGGTCGCCCGGCTCGGCGACACCATGCTGCCGGTGGCGCTCGCCGCGGGCCTGCTCCAGCACGGGTACGGGGCTGGCGCGGTCGGCCTCACCATGGCCGCGACAGCCGCCGCCTTCTCCGCGCTCGTCGTCTTCGGCGGGGTGATCGCCGACCGCTTCAGCACGCGCAGGCTGATGATTGGCGCCGACCTCGTGCGGCTCGGCACTCAGGCCGTGGCCGCCGTGCTGTTCTTCGCCGACCACGTGGTGCTCTGGGAGATCTGCGTGATCGGCGCCGTCAACGGCGTGGCGGGCGCCGTCTTCCAGCCCGGCGTCGCCAGCACCGTGCCGCGCCTCGCCTCCGACGTCCAGGGCGCCAACGGCGCCATACGGATCGCCGAGTCCGCCGCCCAACTGGCCGGCCCCGCCCTCGCGGGCCTGCTCGTCGGCTTCGCCTCACCGGGCGGTGTCTTCGCCGCCCACGCCGCCACGTACGCGGTGAGCGCCCTGTGCCTGCTGTTGATCCACCTGCCCCCACTCGCCCCCGGCGGCCGCCCGACCGCGCACTCGGCCGGCGCGTTCAGGGCCGATCTGGTCGAAGGCTGGCGCGAGTTCCGTGCGCGGACATGGCTGTGGGGCGTCATCGCCGTCTGGTGCCTCTACATGATCGCCGTATGGGGTCCGAGCGTGCCGCTGGCGGCGACGGAGGTCGTGCTGCAGCACGGCCCGCGCGCCTACGGCCTGGTCAACTCCGCCCTCGGCGCTGGCACCGTGATCGGCGGAGTCGCCGCCCTGCGGCTGCGCCCCCGCCGTATGCTCCGTGCCGGCGCGGTCGCCCTCTTCGGCTTCGCCGCCTTCCCGGCGACCGTAGGAGCCGGGCTGGGCGTACCGGTCATGGCGGCCGGTGCCGCCGTCGCCGGGGTCGGGATGTCGTTCTGGGGCGTGATGTGGGCGACCAGCGTGCAGACCCAGGTCCCGCCCGACGTCCTCAACCGCATCCACGCGTACGACGTGGCGGGCTCCCTCGCGATGATGCCCGTCGGCCAGGCCCTCGCGGGCCCCGCCGCCTCGGCCCTGGGCGCGGACCATGTGCTTCTCGTCGCCGGAGCGATGAGCCTGGTCGTGCCGACTGCCCTGCTCGCGGTGCCCGCGATACGAGGCCTGGTGCGCGCCGACGCGAAGCACAGGACCCCGGACACCACGACGCCACGGAAGCGGCCGTGCCCGGAGTCGACCTGA
- a CDS encoding MmcQ/YjbR family DNA-binding protein: protein MPDAEDVRRIALSLPDTTEKIAWSMPTFRVAGKMFATLPEDETSIAVRCPKEERDELVLAEPAKFWIADHEAQFAWVRARLSAIEDEQELRDILADSWRQAAPPRLVEAYPELGLPAGE from the coding sequence ATGCCGGATGCCGAAGACGTACGCCGTATCGCCCTGTCCCTGCCGGACACGACGGAGAAGATCGCCTGGAGCATGCCCACGTTCCGGGTCGCGGGAAAGATGTTCGCCACGCTGCCCGAGGACGAGACCTCCATAGCGGTGCGCTGCCCCAAGGAGGAGCGCGACGAACTGGTTCTGGCCGAGCCCGCGAAGTTCTGGATCGCCGACCACGAGGCCCAGTTCGCCTGGGTGCGCGCCCGGCTGTCCGCGATCGAGGACGAGCAGGAACTGCGGGACATCCTCGCGGACTCCTGGCGGCAGGCGGCACCGCCCCGACTCGTGGAGGCGTACCCCGAGTTGGGGCTCCCGGCCGGGGAATGA
- a CDS encoding helix-turn-helix domain-containing protein has protein sequence MRNVGEVAPDPVDARLGARLAELRAERGWSLGELAERTGVSRSTLSRAERAEISPTAAMLNRLCAVYGRTMSQLLSEVEAEPVLLVRAAEQSVWEDRASGFVRRSVSPPHAGLRGELVEGRLAPGADIAYDRPPVTGLEQHIWVLEGTLEVTAQEAGHRLGAGDCLRLRVWGPTRFRCVGDEAVRYVLAVVLP, from the coding sequence ATGAGAAACGTGGGTGAGGTTGCTCCGGATCCGGTGGACGCCCGGCTCGGTGCCCGGCTCGCCGAGCTGCGGGCCGAACGCGGTTGGTCCCTGGGGGAGTTGGCGGAGCGCACTGGAGTGAGCCGGTCGACGCTGTCGCGGGCCGAGCGGGCGGAGATCAGTCCCACCGCCGCGATGCTGAACCGGCTGTGCGCCGTGTACGGGCGGACCATGTCCCAGCTGCTCAGCGAGGTGGAGGCCGAGCCGGTGCTGCTGGTGCGGGCCGCCGAGCAGTCGGTGTGGGAGGACCGGGCCTCCGGGTTCGTACGACGGTCGGTGTCCCCGCCGCACGCCGGGCTGCGCGGTGAACTCGTCGAGGGGCGGCTCGCCCCGGGCGCCGACATCGCGTACGACCGCCCGCCCGTTACCGGCCTGGAGCAGCACATCTGGGTGCTGGAAGGAACCCTCGAGGTGACGGCGCAGGAGGCCGGACACCGTCTCGGTGCCGGTGACTGTCTGCGGCTGCGGGTGTGGGGGCCGACGCGTTTCCGGTGCGTGGGCGACGAGGCCGTGCGGTACGTGCTGGCGGTGGTGCTGCCGTGA
- a CDS encoding LysR family transcriptional regulator → MIEARRLHILRAVADHRTVTAAAAALYLTPSAVSQQLTALEQETGHRLVERGAKGVRLTAAGEILLGHTNAVLAQLERAEAELAAYGSGAAGTVTVASFATGIALVVAPAVARLAGSAPGIRIRVQDAEGDASLPMVLDRQVDIAVAVEYRGAPPADDPRLTHVPLYAEPFDAVVPVSHRLADAGEVPLAELAKDTWIGPYPGNPCHDVVVLACETAGFQPRLEHSSDDFRAVVALASADAGVALVPRSALRGMDLTGVVVRPVDGVAPTRRVFAAVRRGAEGHPLIRPVLEALGEVAGA, encoded by the coding sequence ATGATCGAAGCGCGGCGGCTCCACATCCTCCGTGCGGTGGCCGACCACCGCACGGTGACCGCGGCTGCCGCCGCCCTGTACCTCACGCCTTCGGCGGTCTCCCAGCAGCTGACGGCCCTGGAGCAGGAGACGGGACACCGTCTGGTCGAGCGCGGCGCCAAGGGCGTACGGCTGACCGCGGCCGGCGAGATCCTGCTCGGCCACACCAACGCGGTCCTCGCCCAGCTGGAGCGGGCGGAGGCCGAACTGGCGGCGTACGGCTCGGGTGCGGCCGGCACGGTCACGGTCGCCTCGTTCGCGACCGGCATCGCCCTGGTCGTCGCCCCCGCGGTGGCCCGCCTCGCCGGGTCGGCGCCCGGCATCCGCATCCGCGTGCAGGACGCCGAGGGCGACGCCAGCCTGCCGATGGTCCTGGACCGGCAGGTGGACATCGCGGTCGCCGTCGAGTATCGCGGGGCCCCGCCGGCCGACGACCCCCGCCTGACCCACGTACCGCTGTACGCCGAGCCGTTCGACGCCGTCGTGCCGGTCAGCCACCGGTTGGCCGACGCGGGCGAGGTGCCGCTGGCCGAGCTGGCCAAGGACACCTGGATCGGTCCCTACCCGGGCAACCCCTGCCACGACGTGGTGGTCCTGGCCTGCGAGACCGCCGGTTTCCAGCCGCGCCTGGAGCACTCCTCGGACGACTTCCGCGCGGTCGTGGCCCTGGCGTCGGCCGACGCGGGAGTGGCGCTCGTGCCGAGGTCGGCGCTGCGGGGCATGGACCTCACGGGGGTGGTCGTACGGCCGGTCGACGGGGTGGCCCCGACCCGGCGGGTCTTCGCGGCGGTGCGCCGGGGAGCCGAGGGGCATCCGCTGATCCGCCCCGTACTGGAGGCCCTGGGAGAGGTGGCGGGGGCGTGA
- a CDS encoding GNAT family N-acetyltransferase yields the protein MIVTRLDATRLAARVDDLADLLLDVVDGGASVGFLAPLDRAAAVAWWKERVAAVAAGQLAVWVAQDGDLAVGTVSLALPDKPNSRHRAELVKLMVRRGARGEGLGRRLLTAAEESAVASGVTLLHLDTETDSPAEHLYRSAGWTRAGVIPDYAASPDGVLRPTTLYYKHVGAPTR from the coding sequence GTGATCGTGACCCGTCTGGACGCGACTCGACTCGCCGCCCGTGTGGACGACTTGGCCGATCTGCTGCTCGACGTCGTCGACGGCGGCGCCTCGGTCGGGTTCCTCGCCCCGCTCGACCGTGCGGCGGCCGTCGCCTGGTGGAAGGAGCGGGTGGCCGCCGTGGCCGCGGGGCAGCTCGCCGTGTGGGTGGCGCAGGACGGTGACCTCGCCGTCGGCACCGTGAGCCTGGCCCTCCCCGACAAGCCCAACAGCCGCCACCGCGCCGAACTCGTCAAGCTGATGGTGCGCCGCGGCGCCCGCGGAGAGGGCCTCGGCCGCCGGCTCCTGACGGCAGCCGAAGAGTCGGCCGTGGCGTCCGGCGTCACCCTCCTGCACCTGGACACCGAGACCGACAGCCCCGCCGAGCACCTCTACCGCTCCGCCGGCTGGACGCGAGCCGGGGTGATCCCCGACTATGCGGCGAGCCCGGACGGGGTGCTGCGGCCGACGACGCTCTACTACAAGCACGTGGGCGCTCCCACCAGGTGA